One window of Nocardia nova SH22a genomic DNA carries:
- a CDS encoding MarR family winged helix-turn-helix transcriptional regulator, translating into MVVEACDPAGIAEQDVADRLGAQLVRLMRAIGRTKSHIAKYGPDGLERLAYAVLFCLVHDGPQRTGKLADTLHAETSTISRQTRSLVAHGLVERRADPVDGRACVLAPTAEGVRVFEENRRNRNRWLAEVMADWPESERAQLTDLLELLVSGIEKSTAPADSN; encoded by the coding sequence ATGGTCGTTGAGGCCTGTGATCCCGCCGGCATCGCGGAACAGGATGTGGCCGATCGACTCGGCGCACAGCTGGTCCGGTTGATGCGGGCGATCGGCAGAACCAAATCGCACATAGCCAAGTACGGTCCGGACGGTCTGGAGCGGCTGGCCTATGCGGTGCTGTTCTGCCTGGTCCACGACGGTCCGCAGCGCACGGGGAAGCTGGCGGACACACTGCATGCCGAAACGTCGACCATCAGCAGGCAGACCAGGTCGCTGGTGGCGCACGGCCTGGTGGAACGCCGGGCCGATCCGGTGGACGGGCGCGCATGCGTGCTGGCGCCCACCGCCGAAGGGGTGCGGGTGTTCGAGGAGAACCGCCGCAACCGCAACCGCTGGCTGGCCGAGGTGATGGCCGATTGGCCCGAATCAGAACGGGCGCAATTGACCGATCTCCTCGAGCTGCTCGTCAGCGGCATCGAAAAATCCACTGCTCCAGCCGATTCGAATTAG
- a CDS encoding YceI family protein, with translation MSGLSAQVRNPEGWPVPGALLTVTDLNGRQLARAVADETGAAVTEALPAGMHTAVVTAPGYQPVAQIARISASGSGQLGTVSLQSEASSVGTPAPGIWTIDPVHSNVVATARHLGIASIKARFPEVNGRLEVARNFEQTTGFAEIKAAAIDTGIGMRDDHLRSAEFLDVEHYPLIGFTGSGLRRTGADTWVMAGSLELHGQSRAVELDLTYGGSGPDPWGGVRAAFHAETLLHRNDFAIDYNAMVRAGVAAIGTTVKIDLDIELVQGDSLPQM, from the coding sequence ATGAGCGGTCTATCCGCACAGGTTCGCAATCCCGAAGGCTGGCCGGTGCCGGGCGCGCTGCTGACCGTGACCGATCTGAACGGTCGTCAGCTCGCCCGCGCGGTGGCCGATGAGACCGGGGCCGCGGTGACCGAGGCGCTGCCCGCGGGCATGCACACCGCGGTGGTGACCGCGCCCGGTTATCAGCCGGTGGCGCAGATCGCGCGGATCTCGGCCTCCGGGTCGGGGCAGCTGGGCACGGTGTCGCTGCAGTCGGAGGCCAGCTCCGTCGGCACGCCCGCGCCCGGCATCTGGACCATCGATCCGGTGCACTCGAATGTCGTGGCCACCGCCCGGCATCTGGGCATCGCGAGTATCAAGGCGCGCTTCCCGGAGGTGAACGGCCGCCTGGAGGTGGCCCGGAACTTCGAGCAGACAACGGGTTTCGCGGAAATCAAGGCCGCCGCCATCGACACCGGCATCGGTATGCGCGACGACCACCTGCGGTCGGCGGAATTCCTCGATGTCGAGCACTATCCGCTGATCGGCTTCACCGGGTCCGGACTGCGGCGCACCGGCGCCGACACCTGGGTGATGGCCGGTTCGCTGGAGTTGCACGGACAGAGCCGCGCGGTGGAGCTCGACCTCACCTACGGCGGTTCGGGCCCAGATCCGTGGGGTGGCGTCCGAGCGGCCTTCCACGCCGAAACCCTGTTGCACCGCAACGATTTCGCGATCGACTACAACGCGATGGTCCGGGCCGGTGTCGCGGCGATCGGCACCACGGTGAAGATCGATCTGGACATCGAACTGGTGCAGGGAGATTCGCTGCCGCAGATGTGA
- a CDS encoding transglycosylase SLT domain-containing protein: MCVTAASVTLAAPAQAQCGSACADASGSASGSATGSMASGSAGAILGLPARAVALTIVPLPQFPAFDSVISHESSWNPYAVNPKSGAYGLGQALPPEKMAAAGPDWLVNPVTQIRWAYDYMIERYGGPDGAWAFWQSHGWY, from the coding sequence ATGTGCGTCACAGCCGCATCGGTCACCCTGGCGGCGCCCGCGCAGGCCCAGTGCGGCAGCGCTTGCGCCGACGCCTCCGGCTCGGCGTCCGGATCGGCCACCGGATCCATGGCGTCGGGATCGGCCGGGGCGATCCTGGGCCTGCCGGCCAGGGCGGTGGCACTGACCATCGTCCCGCTCCCGCAATTCCCCGCCTTCGACAGCGTGATCAGTCACGAGAGCAGCTGGAATCCCTACGCCGTCAACCCGAAATCCGGTGCTTACGGCCTCGGACAGGCGCTGCCGCCGGAGAAGATGGCCGCGGCGGGACCCGACTGGCTGGTCAATCCGGTGACCCAGATACGCTGGGCCTACGACTACATGATCGAGCGGTACGGTGGGCCGGACGGGGCTTGGGCCTTCTGGCAGTCCCACGGTTGGTACTAG
- the lipB gene encoding lipoyl(octanoyl) transferase LipB: protein MRSRPLSLIQDELVDYDKAMAHMVELVQRRQRDELADTLWLLSHPQVYTIGRRTPDAHLPDPEHGIPVVETTRGGQLTYHGPGQLVGYLIVKLDEGEGVVDYIREVEHRLVAALGELGIRAQRRDTPPGSELLTGVWTVETGRKIVSIGMRQSRGVTSHGFALNVDGDLEPWRWAVACGLPDVDMTSVQRESPGSGMDRVRPIVAEAFEAR from the coding sequence ATGAGGTCACGGCCGCTGTCACTGATCCAGGACGAACTCGTCGACTACGACAAGGCCATGGCGCACATGGTCGAACTGGTACAGCGACGGCAACGCGACGAGCTGGCCGACACCCTGTGGCTGCTGAGCCACCCGCAGGTGTACACGATCGGCCGGCGCACGCCCGACGCCCATCTGCCCGATCCCGAGCACGGCATTCCCGTGGTCGAGACCACCCGCGGCGGGCAGCTCACCTATCACGGCCCGGGCCAGCTGGTCGGATATCTCATCGTGAAGCTCGACGAGGGTGAAGGCGTGGTCGACTACATCCGCGAGGTCGAGCACCGTCTGGTCGCCGCCCTCGGCGAACTCGGCATCCGGGCCCAGCGGCGCGACACCCCACCCGGCTCGGAGCTGCTCACGGGCGTCTGGACCGTGGAAACGGGTCGCAAGATCGTATCCATCGGAATGCGGCAGAGCCGCGGTGTGACCAGTCACGGATTCGCCCTCAACGTCGACGGCGATCTCGAACCCTGGCGCTGGGCGGTGGCCTGCGGACTCCCCGACGTCGACATGACCTCCGTGCAGCGGGAGAGCCCGGGGAGCGGGATGGATCGGGTCCGCCCGATCGTCGCGGAAGCCTTCGAAGCCCGGTAG
- a CDS encoding MFS transporter encodes MTTATTQAPAAPPGPVATQADRSPYLSHRQILTILSGLLLGMFLAALDQNIVSVAIVRIANDLHGFDQQAWATTAYLITATISTPLYGKLADIYGRKPFYLLAIGIFVVGSAACTFATSMYELAGFRAFQGLGAGGLMSLAMTIVGDIVPPRERARYQGYFMMVFGTSTVLGPVLGGLFSDYDVLWGIDGWRWVFLVNVPIGVIALAVVAKVLNVPHQRQKLNVDWWGAIALAICVVPLLIVAEQGRSWGWGSGDSVICYIIGGLGLLLFIGVEYLMKDSALIPLRLFKNSTFSVVMIGGFIVGIAMFGAISMVPLYLQVVRGYSPTEAGLLMLPLVMGIMVGSLISGQVVKRTGRYKILPVIGTFLVTVGALLYAQLHFDSAMWQVLAIGALVGLGLGCCMQTLIIAAQNAGPRSDMGVSTASATFFRQVGGTLGVAVFLTILFNLLPHKITDAFGGHLPPGLDAGKLNQLQANTAGIASLPQQIKDPILIGFTNSMHGVFYAAAGVALLACIIMAFMKEIPLQDASAPAPAPKDPLEAAEAEWAEDQVWEGAAQAISEPEPVLAAAAAGRHAAGNGHEPHRIAEVSAMTNSPVVNSHGSGHAIGGQVQRADGRPVAGAALTLIDQRGHQVSRATGDGSGRYSIEPPAAGNYVLIVSANGHQPAAVNVTADGRTQRLDLTLQGSGELSGVVRSAGAGRPVAGATVTLTDLRGEVVGAAVTTEGGDYTCHGVVSGTYTLVAVAEHMRPAATALVVPDSGLLRHDIELSPLAMLTGTVLADGGVVPDAQVTVLDRSGNAVATARTDENGRYELTDLAEGEYTVVARGYPPVTSGITVGGGELEHDVRLGYEAGEATDNGHGVNGVSANGERNGIRHNGAEPSGVDQNTELS; translated from the coding sequence ATGACGACTGCGACTACGCAGGCTCCGGCGGCGCCGCCGGGCCCCGTTGCGACACAGGCGGATAGGAGTCCCTATCTGTCGCATCGGCAGATTTTGACTATTTTGTCCGGTTTGTTGCTGGGGATGTTCTTGGCGGCGCTGGATCAGAATATTGTGAGTGTGGCGATTGTTCGGATCGCGAATGATTTGCATGGTTTCGATCAGCAGGCGTGGGCGACGACGGCGTATTTGATCACGGCGACGATTTCGACGCCGTTGTATGGCAAGTTGGCCGATATTTATGGTCGTAAGCCGTTTTATCTGTTGGCGATCGGTATTTTCGTGGTGGGTTCGGCGGCGTGTACGTTCGCGACGTCGATGTACGAGCTGGCGGGGTTCCGTGCCTTCCAGGGTCTGGGCGCCGGTGGCCTCATGTCACTGGCGATGACCATCGTCGGCGATATCGTCCCGCCTCGTGAACGCGCCCGCTACCAGGGCTACTTCATGATGGTGTTCGGCACCTCGACCGTTCTGGGCCCGGTGCTCGGCGGCCTGTTCTCCGATTACGACGTCCTGTGGGGTATCGACGGCTGGCGCTGGGTGTTCCTGGTGAACGTGCCGATCGGCGTGATCGCGCTGGCGGTCGTCGCGAAGGTGCTCAACGTCCCGCACCAGCGGCAGAAACTCAATGTCGACTGGTGGGGCGCCATCGCGCTGGCGATCTGCGTGGTGCCGCTGCTGATCGTCGCCGAACAGGGCCGCAGCTGGGGCTGGGGCTCCGGCGATTCCGTCATCTGCTACATCATCGGCGGGCTCGGCCTGCTGTTGTTCATCGGTGTGGAATACCTGATGAAGGATTCCGCGCTGATCCCGCTGCGGCTGTTCAAGAACTCCACCTTCTCGGTCGTGATGATCGGCGGATTCATCGTCGGTATCGCGATGTTCGGCGCGATCAGCATGGTGCCGCTCTACCTCCAGGTGGTGCGCGGTTATTCGCCGACCGAGGCCGGTCTGCTGATGCTGCCGCTGGTGATGGGCATCATGGTCGGCTCGCTGATCTCGGGCCAGGTCGTCAAGCGCACCGGGCGCTACAAGATCCTGCCGGTGATCGGCACCTTCCTGGTGACGGTCGGCGCGCTGCTCTACGCCCAGCTGCACTTCGACAGCGCCATGTGGCAGGTGCTGGCGATCGGCGCACTGGTCGGCCTGGGTCTGGGCTGCTGTATGCAGACGCTGATCATCGCGGCCCAGAATGCCGGTCCCCGTTCGGATATGGGTGTGTCGACCGCGTCGGCGACCTTCTTCCGGCAGGTCGGCGGCACGCTCGGTGTCGCGGTGTTCCTGACGATCCTGTTCAACCTGCTGCCGCACAAGATCACCGACGCCTTCGGCGGACATCTGCCGCCGGGACTGGACGCCGGCAAGCTGAACCAGCTGCAGGCCAACACCGCGGGCATCGCCTCGCTGCCACAGCAGATCAAGGATCCGATCCTGATCGGTTTCACCAACTCGATGCACGGTGTGTTCTACGCCGCGGCAGGCGTGGCCCTGCTGGCCTGCATCATCATGGCGTTCATGAAAGAGATTCCGCTGCAGGACGCTTCGGCCCCCGCACCGGCGCCGAAGGATCCGCTCGAGGCCGCCGAGGCCGAGTGGGCCGAGGACCAGGTCTGGGAGGGCGCCGCGCAGGCGATCTCCGAGCCCGAGCCGGTGCTGGCCGCTGCCGCGGCCGGTCGCCATGCGGCGGGCAACGGTCATGAACCACATCGAATTGCGGAGGTTTCGGCAATGACCAATTCCCCTGTCGTCAACTCCCACGGCAGCGGCCACGCCATCGGCGGGCAGGTGCAGCGGGCCGACGGGCGACCGGTAGCGGGCGCCGCGCTGACACTGATCGACCAACGCGGACATCAGGTTTCGCGGGCGACCGGCGACGGCAGCGGACGTTATTCGATCGAGCCGCCCGCCGCGGGCAACTACGTGCTGATCGTGTCGGCGAACGGACATCAGCCCGCCGCGGTCAACGTCACCGCGGACGGCCGTACCCAGCGGCTCGATCTGACGCTGCAGGGCTCCGGCGAACTGTCCGGTGTGGTGCGCTCGGCCGGTGCGGGCCGCCCGGTGGCCGGTGCCACGGTCACCCTGACCGATCTGCGCGGTGAGGTCGTCGGCGCGGCGGTCACCACCGAGGGCGGTGACTACACCTGCCACGGCGTCGTCTCGGGTACCTACACCCTGGTCGCGGTGGCCGAGCACATGCGTCCGGCCGCGACGGCACTGGTCGTCCCCGACAGCGGTCTGCTCCGGCACGACATCGAGCTGAGCCCGCTGGCGATGCTGACCGGAACCGTGCTCGCCGACGGCGGCGTGGTCCCGGACGCACAGGTCACGGTGCTCGACCGGTCGGGCAACGCGGTCGCCACCGCGCGCACCGACGAGAACGGCCGCTACGAGCTGACCGATCTCGCCGAGGGCGAGTACACCGTGGTCGCACGCGGCTATCCGCCGGTGACCAGCGGAATCACCGTCGGCGGCGGCGAGCTCGAGCACGATGTGCGGCTGGGTTACGAGGCCGGGGAAGCCACGGACAACGGTCACGGCGTGAACGGTGTCTCGGCCAATGGAGAAAGGAACGGGATCCGGCACAATGGTGCGGAGCCCAGTGGTGTCGATCAGAACACGGAGCTGTCATGA